The Anaerolineae bacterium genome contains the following window.
GCGGGATAACCAGCTCCTGCTGGAAAACAACGACTTCCGCATCACCTCCTGGCCGGTGCGCCATTACGTGCCGACCATCGGCGTGCGCATCGAGGATAAGCGCAACGGCTTTGTGGTGGCCTATAGCTGCGATACCGCCCCCACCCGCAGCCTGCTCGACCTGGCCCGCAACGCCGACCTGCTCATCCACGAAGCAGCCGGCGCGGACGGCATCGGTCATTCCAGCGCGGAACAGGCCGGCGAGATCGCCGCCGAGGCCGGGGCCAAGCGCCTGGTGCTGATCCATTACGAAGTCTTCGGGCGGCACGGTTCCGTCTCAACCGATCATCTGGTGGCGGAGGCGCGGCGGGCCTTTAACGGCCCGGTAGAACTGGCCGAGGATTTTGCCATCTACGAAGTCTGAAGGAGCGCCGACCTTCTAAAACCAACCGCCGGGTGAGCATCCCCGGCGGTTTTCATGCGGGATAGCGGCGGTGCCCCCTTAGGCAGCAGGCTCGATCGGGCGCACCGTCGCGTGCAGGAACTGGAAGTCGCCGCGCGGAGGCATGATCTCCTGCACTTCGATAATTTCGAAGGTCATCTTGCCGATCTCCACACGGTCGCCCACTTTGGGCGGCTCGATGTGGTTCATGATGCCGCCGGGATGCTTGCCGCCTATGACCACATAACTGACTTTA
Protein-coding sequences here:
- a CDS encoding ribonuclease Z; this translates as MARLIILGSAAIVPDMTHDNTHMVLEGQESVVLIDCGSNPIARLRKVGIDYEALTDMILTHFHPDHVLGVPILLNNMWFLGRQRALRVYGLHHCLNRVEDMMLMFTWDEWPDFFPVAFHKVLQRDNQLLLENNDFRITSWPVRHYVPTIGVRIEDKRNGFVVAYSCDTAPTRSLLDLARNADLLIHEAAGADGIGHSSAEQAGEIAAEAGAKRLVLIHYEVFGRHGSVSTDHLVAEARRAFNGPVELAEDFAIYEV